The following is a genomic window from Mycolicibacterium sp. TY81.
CACGCGTGACCGTCGTCGACTCGTACGAAGTCGTCCATGCCGGCATCGCGGCCTGGCTCCGTGACGACCACGCACTCTGCGCGACGGCCACGTCCTACTTCGCCGACACCGAGGAGTTCCTGCGGCGACGGCCCGTGCCCGAAGACGACGCCCAGGTGGTCGTCCTGGGACTCAAGGCGGACGAAGCCAACAGTCTCGCCGCCGTGCGTGATCTCGACAACCGCGGTTACCACGTCGTGGTGTATTCGCATCTCACCGACCGCGACGTCATCCGCACCGCGATCGATTCGGGCGCCCGGACCTACCTCATCCAGACCGAAGGCCGGGAGCACCTGCTCAAGGCCATCCGGGCAGCCGTGACCCCGTTCCCCTATGTCGGGCCGAACGTGGCCGCCGCTCTCGACGACCGGGATTTCTGTCTGCGCCCGGTCCTGGCGCCACGCGAGCAGGAGGTGCTCCTGGCGTGGTTCCGGACGGACAGCAAGGAACTCGTCGCGCAGCAACTGTTCCTGGCGCCCAGTACCGTGCGCACCCACCTGCAGCGCATCCGGGCCAAATACATCGCCGCCGGCCGCCCGGCCGGCACGAAAGCCGCGCTGGTGGCACGCGCCATCCAGGATCGGATCATCAGTATCGACGATCTGTGACTCCGTAAACTTCACGCCATGACCGTCACCGCCGATGATCTGCGCCACCTGAACCGCTGCGTCGAGCTGGCCCGTGAGGCGCTGGAGGACGGCGACCAACCTTTCGGCTCGCTGCTGGTGGATGCCGACGGCGTCGTCGTCTTCGAGGACCGCAACCGGGTTTCCGGCGGAGACCAGACCCAGCACCCCGAATTCGCCATCGCCCGTTGGGCGGCAACCAATCTCGATCCCGCGCAGCGCGCCGCCGCGGTTACCTACACCTCCGGTGAGCATTGCCCCATGTGTTCGGCCGCGCACGCCTGGGTGGGGCTGGGCCGCATCGTCTACGCCACGTCGTCGGCGCAACTCGGCGGCTGGCTCGGCGAATGGGGCGTGGCACCCTCCCCCGTTGCGGCGCTGCCCATTTCGGCCGTGGCGCCCGGCGTGCCCGTCGACGGCCCCGTCGATGAATTCGCCGACACCATGAAGGAGCTGTACGCGGCCTGCTTCCGGCCGTGAGCCCTGTTCCGAGTCCGAACCGTTAGCCAACTGCGACGTCACTCTTCGGCATCGAGACGAGGAACCGGACGTCCCGGGTGCTTCACTATTCAGTACGGGAGCCTGCCGTTACCCCCGAGACGGCAGGCTCCCGCTTTTGGCCACCACTCAGGATCACCGCATACTGTCGTCGCCGTGAGCCAGGCACAGTCCATGCGACCGATCATCCGCGGCGTCCTGCTCGACATCGCTCCGCCACTGATCGCGTACTACGGACTGCGGGCCGCCGGCGTGTCCGAATATGTGGCGCTGCTCACCGCCACGGTGCTGGCCGGCGGCAAGGTCGCCTACGACGCGATCAGCGCGCGCCGTCTGGACCCGTTCGCGGGTTACCTCATGCTCAATTTCGGCCTGAGCCTGGCCGTCGGGGTCAGCACGTCGGATCCGCGAATGCTGCTGGCGGGCAACACGTTGGTGGGCGGCCTCGGCGGCCTGGTCTTCCTCGGCAGCTGCGTGGTCGGCACCCCGCTCACCCAGATCGTGTCGGAGCGAGTTCAGAC
Proteins encoded in this region:
- a CDS encoding LuxR C-terminal-related transcriptional regulator, giving the protein MRIDPFAGCQVSRVTVVDSYEVVHAGIAAWLRDDHALCATATSYFADTEEFLRRRPVPEDDAQVVVLGLKADEANSLAAVRDLDNRGYHVVVYSHLTDRDVIRTAIDSGARTYLIQTEGREHLLKAIRAAVTPFPYVGPNVAAALDDRDFCLRPVLAPREQEVLLAWFRTDSKELVAQQLFLAPSTVRTHLQRIRAKYIAAGRPAGTKAALVARAIQDRIISIDDL
- a CDS encoding nucleoside deaminase; amino-acid sequence: MTVTADDLRHLNRCVELAREALEDGDQPFGSLLVDADGVVVFEDRNRVSGGDQTQHPEFAIARWAATNLDPAQRAAAVTYTSGEHCPMCSAAHAWVGLGRIVYATSSAQLGGWLGEWGVAPSPVAALPISAVAPGVPVDGPVDEFADTMKELYAACFRP
- a CDS encoding VC0807 family protein, with protein sequence MSQAQSMRPIIRGVLLDIAPPLIAYYGLRAAGVSEYVALLTATVLAGGKVAYDAISARRLDPFAGYLMLNFGLSLAVGVSTSDPRMLLAGNTLVGGLGGLVFLGSCVVGTPLTQIVSERVQTEEHDTGPAAAAYRRRVHILLSAMWGVGLLVGTALHLAVIFSTPVDVANALTSVLSLATTGLLMTATFVVGKRAANRWEERQQGEPTTLEQIDTPKG